aaagcagttGTATGCTATGTTTAAGCAGGAGTTTTCAAAGCAGTTCCATAGGGTCCCAAAGCCTGTGTGCATTTTTACTCTGCTCCAGCTCTAAGCATACGTCTGTGAGGTCATCTAGGTGTACACAATACTGATCTGGCCGGTTATGATCCCATCTAGGTTGTAACAAAGAGAAAGAATTATAAAAGGCTAATGGAATGGAACATGGAAAAGAGTTAAAGAGTTAAAGagtaataaaaagaaacagaagcacaaatagTAGTCTCTTTGGTGTATTGGTATATAATACAGACcaacactaatgaaagaaaatagaCTCTAAATAatcctaaaaaacaaaagaaagataCACTATTCTAACTGACACATAATCAGAGGCATAAACCCacacaaaaatggcagtcactcactaccaccagtatccaacaccaaagtacaaaacaaaacaatatttacactatatatatatatatatatatatatatatatatatatatatatatatatatatatatatatatatatacagctacCTAGGCAGgaggtcatacacacaaattataCAATTACAAATATAAGCCAAAACCAATTTCTGCAATAGCCAACACCAACAACTGCCTAACTGCCTCCCTTCTTTTCTGCCTCCCTTCTTTTCTGCCTCCAGGAGGGACCTTTATATAGGAGTGGCCAGTGGGCTGGTAGACCTGGAGAGGAATGGAGCGGAGTCAAGTTCCGAAAGGGTgaggaaacctggcagtggatctggaTTCTGACATACACCTAGTGAAAggaaacacatacatacacacagacacacatacagatatgaCAGGCTTAAGTTTTTTTAGGAAATGGAACATAACAAAAATCAGAACTTTCTGGCAATCCACAGATTGGATTGAAAACGACaaattttaaaagcacaatgtGCGTTATGCTGCAAGTCTTCAAATTCCCAGTGACTTGCAAGACTATTTATCCACTAAACTATGGCacacttgtttatttgttgacttgtatttgtatttgtttaaactATATCTGTGTCATTTTACTCATTCAATGTCTAAGTTTTATGTTGTATCCTAAATGTTTTATGCCTACAATGGAGGTTAACCAAACAACACTATACACATCCAAACATGTATGAGTGGCATTAAATCGAATTGCATTGAATTGACTAGCTCCACGTTTTCCAGTAGAGCTCATGAGTCCCAGGAAAATTACAGGTAAGTGCTTTGTTTTCTAAGGACAGTCATTGGAAACTAGCAGACGGTCCACCTATTTGGTATACCTGTACAAAATATTCAGTATTCTTAATGGTGTGAGGTGGGACATAAAAATGTGGATCTTCTAGTCAGTGTTTGAGGTCTGGgttgaaaaagcattgttttagtgGAGACCATGCTGTAACAATTAAGTATGTTATTATAACCTCAGGATACATATTAAAGTCACTTTAGCCTTAGAATGTCAAACATGCGGAGGTGCATTATATGTGTGAAAAGGGTTATGACCAGTCAATAAAATTAGATGAATGAGAGCTTGATGCTTTGGGCTTAAAACTTACTCACCAGGCTCTATAAGTACATTGGGTTTTCCTCAAGACTTCAGTTTATTCCAGCACAATCCTTGCTGGCTTGCAGTGACTATGACCATATATCACTTCACAGTAATAGTTGTACTGATATAAGATCAGTTTTGTCTTCCCTTCCTGCACCCAGTTGATCCAAAAGTTGAATCTGGATCAGAATTATCCAGATGTTTTGCTATCCAATATCAGGTAACAGTTGGGACTATATATCACCATGTAGGCCACTAGCTATGTAAAGAACAGGTAAAATAGTTAACATGGGGTCACTGAGTGTTTCTATTTGAAGAGCCAGAAATCAGCACAATAGGCTGATAAAAGATAAAAGCTTATTATGCAATTTTGCCCAGGAGTGTAAATAGCCTATACTACAAATGTATTGTTTGACCAATTTTACCATTTTGATTATATAAAAGGTACCCCAATCCCACCAAGATATTTTTGAACACCACATACTTAAGGTTTGACACAAATTAAAACTAAGATTGGATTATTTGACATTATCCAAGCTAAGAAGCATTTTTGAGCAACCCATTTCCAAGATTTAAACTATTTCAATAGACAAAAGCCAATTAGATTACTTCTGAACAACTGGGCCGTTCTCATTATGGGTAGGCTGtagaaacaaaatgaatttgCAACAGCACTGTTATTTTGAAGTGGTCATTACTGGATGTACAAATGATCCCTTGTCTTGGCAACAATCCTCAAACTTTGTTTTTTGACCTATGAGTTCACCACTGCATTGAAAATTATaggtaaaatatgtaatttatacTGACAATAGATAAATGTTAGTTGTCACCCTTCATAGCAGTAACATCTTGTTACAGAAAGATCACACTGTCCATAATGgtcacatattttatttataaacattacCATCAATCAGTTTAGCTCAGTCACATTTTACAAATGAGATGCACATCTTGCTGTAACAGCTTTGTTGTAAGCCTTATAATTATGAGCTTGTACTTAATGTGACGCTACCCCTCCACCATTAAGAATCCCTGAGAATATAGGaagtgtcatttttaatttcacaagggaaagaaaaaaaaaatccctttctCAGATGTACAATGCAGAAATCCTTTATATTCAATATAATCCAACAATTcttatgcagaaaaaaaaaaaaaaaaaaaaaaaaaaaaaaaaagcacatttgcttacttgtgttcatttttaaatgactcCCCTTCATGTCACATCACATAGTTGGTAAAAATAACGGAATGCCAACTGATTGAAAACTCACAGCCCATGACCACTGCAGAACATGGGTCTACAAGCACAAAATTCATACCACTGTTCCACGATCTTTGGGAAGTTTGCATCAGAATTGACCAATAATTGCATGCAATTGGCCAGTGGACTGAAGAGAAACAGCCATTACATTCACACCAAATACCTTAGATAggtcaaagaaaaaacaaacaaacaaaaaaaccctggCATCTCAAAGTGCAGATTTCACAATAAGGCAAAGAACGGACttccacttttatttttattattattaattataattagaGACATTGCCACTGTTTTGCATTGTCATAATGCACAAACGTTTGAATGCAGACTGAATTACCTACTTTATCATGGAGCCTTTCTAACTGAGGCTTGCTGACAATGTAGTATTTTTTACtagttaaatattaaatattgttttactAGGATAGGAGAAGCACATGTAGTTAACATTTAAGGTGACTTTCACTCAGCTCTTTAAGTCCCTGTGGGAATAGTATTGGAAAAGAAATGTTCATCTGTTTCTCCTTTCTGACGTAAGCCATTAGTGCAGTTTTCTCTGTGCATTGGGCCCCTCTGCATGGATCTCATTTCCACCtgtgaaatcaaaacaaaacaaacaaaaaaaagagactgaCTAATGAACCAAAAAGCACATCAGTAATTAGCACCAATAAAGTTAGACGTCATTGTAGTTAATAAAATTGCACATCCATGTCTCATGCACACGCAAGCAgactcacaaacaaacacacgtgaATTCTGCTAAAAGATTTCTAAATTCTCTTAACATTGGTTCATATTTAAGATTGAATATACAGTATTAGTGATTAAACTTGCTGGTAAACAAGCAGAACAGAGTTCATAAAACAAGGCTGTATTCAAagtctgctgtgttgtgtggcATGCGTTTCTTTTGTGAGAAATATAAATCAAATCTACTCTTACTTTTGAAAAATCTTATATCTTTTTAAATAGGACCATGTTagaacagacagacaatcaTGTATCAAGTTTAAACCAACTAATTTGTCCAGATTTAAAAGTAAAGCAATCTGGTATGGGCATCTCCCATCCTGCTGAAGAAATACAATCAAACAAGGCCCAATACATGCTGAATAGCACATGTTCATGTATCATTTATATGTCACATTCATGTCGCAGGAACTAGCAAGcagcagggaaaaaaacaaacaaaaaaaaaaaaaacccaaaaccacaGGGTGAAAAACCGCCTACGATTCTGTAAGGTCACCTAAAGGATGGGTCCTAGGAGACAAAGCATGAAGAGCAGATGAGGAGGAGACAGGACCAGAGAGAGGATACAGGACACTAGAACACAGGGCAGAGTAAATACCTGAGAGGGTTGGGGGTGTGgggcagagaagagaaaagatgaCAAATGGACAGCAGCATCAGAAATGTGGccaaagattatatttatatatttaaactaaAACCAAATGTAACGTGTATTaactaaaaaaatgttttcacgTTCAAACGATAGGGGAGGGGCTTAATGTCTGatcattaaatgtaaaaagacaACAACTGCTCCAACTGAGCCACCTGACCCTCAACTCACCATGTGTGAGACCATACTGGAAAGTACCATTTGCTGGCCCAGAAAGCATGTCTTTGCAGGTGTGGTTGTGGCAAGGTTTGCCAGCATAAGCTAGCCCAGGGAAGGGCAATGCATGCAGGGGGACTACATTCGTCAAAGCCCCCGACTGTGGAGCATTGGGGTAAGACGGAGCctggagggacagagagggtgTGGGGAGGGCCGCATCGCCACAAGAGCCCTCCACAGCAGCCTGTGTAGACACAGATATGTGAATGatccaacaaacacaaaaagcaaacaagatGCCTGTGGCAACACACTTATACCAACAAAACACTACTGGCAGTGGTTCATTACAAACGTGTGCAATATTGACCACCTTGTACAACCAACTTGTCAACTTCTGGATAATACAAAGCAGTGCTAAAATGGCCCAACAtagcttgtttattttcatttatataatttgcatTTCGTTCACCAAAATACAAGAATTTTACTTTAAACCCACCAAACTACAGAGAAACAATCCTCTGAAGTTATGCTTGTCCCTTTTCTAGGCAAATGTTCCCTTACCCATTTTCATAATAAATGTCTATACAGCAATGTCCCACACAAACATGGCTATCCTTTCACGTATATATAATCAGACACTCACTACTGTCACGGAAACTGGAGCTTTGCAAAACGAGGTTGTAGTGAGCAGTCTGGCCACGCCCTGGACTGCAGTTGTGTCGCCTTCAGCTGCAGCAGGTGGAGATACCAGCGTCAGCTTTTGGGATGTCTTCTCCCCCATAGGAAGCTGACTTGGAGCTGAAGCCCCTCCACAGTTGGACGCAGTCTTCGAAGCCGAACCGACTCCAGAGTCCGTGGCCAATCGTTCACCTGGGCTAGCCAGCAGACTCTCTGCAATGGAGACCGCCTGGGGGTTGGCTGCATTCTTCCCGGTTCCCTCAAGCTCCTCTTCAACATCAAGTTTTTCGCCCTCAATGGAAACCTGATGCCCACCTAATGAggatctccctccctctcccctcagCTTGGGCAGTGGAGGAGAAAAATAGACTGTTTGTGCACATGGAGGTTTACAGATGGCATGCTGAGGGGCTTGTTGGACAATCAAGGGTAGACTGAGGCGCTTTCGCTGAGCCGTGGCACCACCTAGTGGCCCCTTCATTGCTGACACAGCCTGGACAACGCCAGTTTTCTCAGAGGAAAAGCCAACCTATGGATTAATCAAGCGTGGAAACCGAAGGAAAGGATAGATTCATGTgtttaatatacaaatatttttataaggCTCATCTATAGAGTATGTATACCTAACAGGTTGCCATACTTTTAACTGTCAATTGTAAGATGTAATCCATAAGTCCTAGCGCTGTCTCTGTCTAATCCAATTGTAACCAGGCAAATCTATATAAACTATAGTTTGGGTCAGGTTTAAATGTCATTCAATCATTCAATGCCTCTCCATCAAAGccacatgcaaaaaaacaaaacaaaacctaccCATGCACTTAGAAAAAGGTCAACGGATAGTGTTGCATCCGATTTCTAAACTTTTACCTTTTTGGATTTTGGAATCATGGATTTCTTCCTTGCCCTGTACAAAAATAGTAACGAAGGGCTATTGTGATTACTACAGAATTTACATCATTTCACTCATGCTGATTTTGAATGGCACAAAACCATGCAACATCTAGGACCGTACTTACACTACACCTGTTATGTGTCCGTGCACTCTGCGGCTCTCGATGAGCAGGATCCTGTGGCCAAGGGCGAGAGATATGGCTGATGTGAAGCACTGTTGGTGTTATACTATGCAGCATCAAGTCTGGAACACTGCACTTTGCTCATTTTGGTGAGCTGGTTTTATAAGTGCTTAACAGTTTATACGTAGCTTATGGAACTACACCGGTTCTTCCTCAAGTGATTTGTTCTCCCTTTGAGGTCACCAAGGGAGTGAGCTTTCAGAGATGGCACTTAAATGATCAGATAAACATCACATCCATCAGTGAAGATGAAGCATATCCTTGAACCTAAAATTTAGTGCCACATATTGAGGTTCTTTCATCTTAGGAACATTTTCCATACTTCAATATTCCTTAACTTAACACACAGTTGTGTGAAGTTCATTTTTAGGTgttgaaaatggaaaattagCCAGAAATCCATGGTGCATAATATAGCAGAAAACACATATACTGAACTAGGAAGAAGCAGCACTGTTCTAGCAAATGAATTCCTCCTTGTTTAGGGACTGAAATTTACATAATCTAGTACAAGTCTATTCGAAGCACCAAAATTTACAGACTATTGCTTTGGCTGCCTTAGAAGAACAATGGAACTATACATTTCCTTGATCTTCATAAgaagcagttttaaaaacacagcacaaaaccTACTATTCATAAACTGACGTGTTTGGATGTTACTATTGCATAAatcaaatcatcatcatcttgttTGTAAATCATTTCAGATGTAAATTTCCTCTCCATGTCCCTTGTATTCACTTGAAGGTTTTCAATATGTTCTACAGAATATAAAGTATCAATTGCAATAGCAAACAATACGTTATAGAAAGTTATACGGAGTTCACCTGTACTTGCTTTTTTAGTTCACAACATACCCACAGGTGGCTCATGGGAGTCCATGAAATATAGAAGGAGCAGAGCATTACCGGGATTGCATCCATCCTTTGGGCCACAGTGGCTTTACTTCAGCTTCCAGGAAAGTTCTTAGGTATTCCTCCAAGCTGGGGCCTGTGATGGCTTCAAGTTCATAGCTGCTCATCTTCAGTCTCACAACCTCACCCAGCAATTCCCTGCAAGCACACCAATCTGTAAAGCAAGCATGCGCAAAGAAGCTGCACAAGGAAAAGTTCACCCCTTCCCAtaaaaccaaccaaccatcCAGCATACCTGCAGATAGTTACTTATTTGTCAATATTGGCCAATTTAGTTTAAtatgcaaccacacacatgaaCCATGTATTTATTGGTAGATAACCTGATTTCCTCTGTCCATCTGAACCTCTTGCGAGGCCCAAAGATCCGTTTTCCACTTTTgtcatcatcttcttcatctgATCCATCTATTGCCCTCTGCTCTTTTTCAGCCTCCAatctaaagaaaataaatacttttcaGGCTGGAATGATTCATTACAACCGTCAtatatttttgatgtttgtgtgaatggAACAGCAGTCAATGAGAAAGATGCACTATACACCACCAGGGCTGTATACAGGGGCCACTATACACCACTGGGGCTGCATACTTTGCAGCTCTGGCTTCTGAGTGAGCTTGGCAGTTGCCATTGAAACGGTCAATCTGCTCTGGCATGGTTCGCGCAACTGCCCCTTCTAGTCTTAGTAGCAGATCCCTCAGCTGATCATCCTGATAATAGACAGTTCCATAAAAAAAGTATGTAAAGAACATTTGATAAAGTACATTCATGAAACAGCATtactataaattatataaagttACATCTAGAAATAAGGGGTCTTCCTCAGCAGTGTATATAGGGTCAGCAGATTAGGGTCTCATGAATGAAATCTCACATGACCCAACTTGCATGAGAAATTATAGATGGTTATGTATACAGGGAGGACTTGGTATAGCACTTACAGCTTTTCTTCTGACTTTACTGCACAGAATCCAGTGAAATTGTCCATTCTTGTTATAAGTCCTCCAAATATTTTATAAGACTGTGGTGCGCATACACACTCAATATCCATATAGTATATAAAACattcgttgttttttttttggaatagcTTCTGTTCATGTCCACAATTTAGACATGAAAAAGCACTGAAAACAACTGAGAGCATGatctaaaagtgtgtgtgagcattcaAGTTTATGTAATCCCATAAGTGAAGTGCTCTTCTCCAGAGAATCTGAACTCTTCagccattttaaattatttttgtgttttattttgcttgtgTTCTTTCATTAGATTAACTCATTAGCAATATATTTCAGGGCCTTTCTGCACAACCAACATATCTCATCTTATATTAttgctatttattattttctcccTCTTGGCAGTGTTGGGTTCCCAACTTCCTGTGTATGTACAAATTTAAGCAGCCTTATGATTTTTCACTCCAAGTTTTGGCAAAGCAGGTTACTGACCAGGTGAAGAAGATGGAGTTTCTTAGCCCTCTTAAGAAGAGTGGTTTTCTTGCAGGAAAGCTGTGATGCCAGGTAGGAGAAGATTCTAGAACGTACCTTATCAGGGAATTCTTTGGACTTAACTTCCACACTAAAATATGCCcatagacaaacaaaaagaatggAAACAAGTGAgtttaaatattaagaaaattGCTTGTAAAGATTTACTTACCGCcacatatgaaaaaaagaaaaagaactgcaAACTGTCCATAGCTTGCATGAGACATAGATACTTTTCCCACTTACTGCAGTAGAACGTTGTTTATTTCAGGAGCAAGAGCCTCCAACTTTTTCTCGCCTTCAATTTCTTTGGTTACCTAGTGGAGCAAATTTTAGACAGAATGCCTTAGTTCTCAATTGCCCCCACCCCTTGATCAAATCCAACCCTTCTGACttcacatttgtaaagttgTGCACTCCTCCCCCACAGGTTATTAACAATCCATCATTATGGCAGCTACAGAAATAAAGAACTGGCAGTGTTTGCCTTCAATTCATAGATTGTTGGAAGTTGAAGGCTGTTTATGATTAAGATGAGAAAGTAAAGGCTGTATCTGGCCTGCCATGTCTGTAAAGATGTGCATGGGATAGAAAAGCTAGCAGTGATGGAAATTTAAGGCATATGGATTTGAAAAGCATTTtgaaaatttattttcagagcTGTGTGAACTCAAATCTCCTTCAagctgaaacagaaaaaaaaaagcctacaCCACCCACAATCCAAATTTGtgcaactttgtgtgtgtgatcattaAGATATTAATATACATCTATCCGCcacgccaccccccccccccccccccaaaggagTATATAAACTTAAACCCATCAGCTTTACTGCAATAGAGCCAAAAATACCTGACAAAGTTCTTGGATGCATAGCAATAGCATAGGAGGTAATCCCTCAGGGAGTGAAACAGATGCCTTGGTAGGCTGGAATACAACTCGAGTTTCTCGGTTCTCCTCCAAATCTGGAGGAGCAGTGCTGTGCTCCTCAGTCAAAAGCCCATCAAGGTCAAAGTCTTGGTCCACAGCCTTCACCGCTTGGAGGAGCTCATCCGCACTGGCCGAACCAATGAGCGTCAAGAGCGGATCTTCTGGAGCCTCTTCTGGGATAGCAAAGGCCCAGTCAGCCGGAGTAGGAAGTCCGTCACTGCCCTTCACATTGAACATCTGCAGCTGCTGAAGCTTCTCCTTGTGAAATTTTCTAAGCATGCCATCAATACTCTGTGGCTtggtgcttttctttttctttttcttttcttctggtGACATGCCAGGCAGTGTGCTGTAGAAAAAGAGTACAAATTCAAAAGCATAGTAACTTTACCAAGTAACTAACAAGAGATCTTGCCGAACCCACATCTGGCACTGCTCTGGTAAACTCAAATGCTGCTatgtgaaatgaaaaacagaactGGGCTTATGTTTGTTGGGTGAACATCGGAATGGACTGCACAATCACATGAACAATAAGTTAATGAAACTAAActtattcaaaatataaatgatttaatatCTGAAATTACCTTTTTTTCGAATTTTCATTCTCTGGCTGCAaatcctcttttctcttcttgttCGTCCTGCCCTCACCTTCTTTGAGTTTCCGTTTCTGTGTTGAACAAATAAAAGAACCCTTGTTTACACCCTTGATTTCATGCATAAAATGCAGTTTAAACTGACTGATACCCAAATAAACAGAGCACATTAATCATTgcaataagagagagagagaaaaaaaaaaaagcataaatcaCACAAAGGcatagcaaaaaataaaagcttaaaGCTTCAAAACTGAGTTCGTGCTTAAACCTGCAATTAGCCTAAAAAAATATAGACTATGATTCTCAAAATTGGAACTTGTACATGTAGGGTTGACCAGTTGTCTTCTTGACCCATTGTGTGTAGGTTAGTTCTGCTCAAGTGCCATAGAAGGCTGGGAGTTTTGGACAGAGGGATGTCAATCAAGGATGCTCATTAGAATATTAGGACCATGACTCCAGAGTTCTTAGATTTTTAGAGCTCAGTTTCATAATACAtctataattgtttttttcctcctatTCACACTTTTCTGCATGTTTATTGCAATGCAATATTGTACACCATTTCCTGGGACTTCAcaaattaaatcttttttggggggaaaaaataaataaataaataataataataataatgtaatctGGGTTTAAGGCTAAACAATTGCCCCTTGAACCATGTTTAGTCCAAGTGAGTAGCTGCAAAGCGTGTCAGGTTCTCCAATACTATAGAGATCAGTGAGGTTGTTTTATGCATgatacacacccccccccccccaaaaaaaaagcgGAGGGGGGAGACCAATGTCTCGAATTTTAGTTGTTGACAAATACTGAGAGAAATGTAGAAATATCAGACACTGGAGCATGTATTCACAGTACATATGGTAAATGGCTAGATATGTGAAAGAAGTTCATTTTAAATCTTTGCACTTGAAGCCATCTACAATTCCAGCAGCCAGACTGCCCTTTTAGCAATCTTTACAGAAAATAGACATTTTGCCAACACATTTGAATGCTGTTCAAAAGTATAAAATGAGAgccattattacatttaaattaatttaaaatacatttttatcttGCTCAATTATTGCATTTGGGACATACTCAACTTCCCAGGATTTTTAAAGTCATCTGTGACTTAATGAATGCACTTGCCAGCCATTTTAAATACAGCAAAGGACTATGAATGCCTACACACCTTGAACTTAATGTTATTCTCAAAGTCATCCATCTCATTTTCTTCACCTTCCTCAAAAGCCTGGCGAAAATGTAGAATTCCAGAATTGATGTAAAATCCTCCATACTTGGTTGAAAGGGAGGCTGGAACCAGCTCGTCATACTTGGGAAATTGATGGgcgcacaaaaacaaaagctattGCAATTCACTGGACtctctgaaacactgttcaCATTATAAGAGATCGCGCAGGGTTAGTTCTCTTATTTATTCATGACAAAAATAAGCTGCAATCTGCTGCCTGCAAAGAATGTGTGTgacaaaacttttaaaaaagactTGAAAGTATGGTCAATAGACAAAGTTTTCAGCATGTACCCATAAACAGGAACCAGTACTTAGCATATCCACATGTACCAAAGGGAGCCAAACAATTTTGCATTGAAATCTGAATAGGGgagaatattttaaacacaaagaaaacatagTATTGCCTGTACCAAATTAGTTCACATGCTTCATGAAAGAAAAGTTAAACAGAAGCACACTAGACTGAGACTCACTGCCTCAGAGTTGTCAATAAAAGAGTCGGTTTCATCATATCCGTAACCCATATCCACTAAATCTTGCCATCTGTCTTTTCGCCGTGTAGGAGGTTCAccctaaaaaaataaatgaataaataaaagttttcccccttttttaGTTTAAGCAATAttaaaatggaatttaaaaaaagcatactgacaaaatgtgaaaacaattaTAAACATGTTAGCTCATCTTAAAGAAACCTCATGACTTTAAAGGCTTTCTTGGTTTAAGATGCTTATTTTTAGTTTCAAATGGAAAGTTCCCAATCATATATAAAGTCCTAGGACCAAGGAAAGGCTTTATAAATCTCGTTACTCACTGGCAGAGTCAAACTAATAACTCTGCTTTAGGGAAACAATAAAGTGGCCTTGTGCAATGCAACATACCTTAAAGAGAA
The sequence above is a segment of the Electrophorus electricus isolate fEleEle1 chromosome 16, fEleEle1.pri, whole genome shotgun sequence genome. Coding sequences within it:
- the ubn1 gene encoding ubinuclein-1 isoform X2 is translated as MCAMAAPRRIQLTTLSNEATLLHTICTSHVHEEFPKQDVVAAELPRTETSASDRIELVLFESDERRCPEFYYPELIKVKVTAETRLNALDEAVTDKERDELEYLARKFEEKYGEPPTRRKDRWQDLVDMGYGYDETDSFIDNSEAYDELVPASLSTKYGGFYINSGILHFRQAFEEGEENEMDDFENNIKFKKRKLKEGEGRTNKKRKEDLQPENENSKKSTLPGMSPEEKKKKKKSTKPQSIDGMLRKFHKEKLQQLQMFNVKGSDGLPTPADWAFAIPEEAPEDPLLTLIGSASADELLQAVKAVDQDFDLDGLLTEEHSTAPPDLEENRETRVVFQPTKASVSLPEGLPPMLLLCIQELCQVTKEIEGEKKLEALAPEINNVLLHVEVKSKEFPDKVRSRIFSYLASQLSCKKTTLLKRAKKLHLLHLDDQLRDLLLRLEGAVARTMPEQIDRFNGNCQAHSEARAAKLEAEKEQRAIDGSDEEDDDKSGKRIFGPRKRFRWTEEIRELLGEVVRLKMSSYELEAITGPSLEEYLRTFLEAEVKPLWPKGWMQSRILLIESRRVHGHITGVVARKKSMIPKSKKVGFSSEKTGVVQAVSAMKGPLGGATAQRKRLSLPLIVQQAPQHAICKPPCAQTVYFSPPLPKLRGEGGRSSLGGHQVSIEGEKLDVEEELEGTGKNAANPQAVSIAESLLASPGERLATDSGVGSASKTASNCGGASAPSQLPMGEKTSQKLTLVSPPAAAEGDTTAVQGVARLLTTTSFCKAPVSVTVAAVEGSCGDAALPTPSLSLQAPSYPNAPQSGALTNVVPLHALPFPGLAYAGKPCHNHTCKDMLSGPANGTFQYGLTHVSCILSLVLSPPHLLFMLCLLGPIL
- the ubn1 gene encoding ubinuclein-1 isoform X4 — translated: MCAMAAPRRIQLTTLSNEATLLHTICTSHVHEEFPKQDVVAAELPRTETSASDRIELVLFESDERRCPEFYYPELIKVKVTAETRLNALDEAVTDKERDELEYLARKFEEKYGEPPTRRKDRWQDLVDMGYGYDETDSFIDNSEAYDELVPASLSTKYGGFYINSGILHFRQAFEEGEENEMDDFENNIKFKKRKLKEGEGRTNKKRKEDLQPENENSKKSTLPGMSPEEKKKKKKSTKPQSIDGMLRKFHKEKLQQLQMFNVKGSDGLPTPADWAFAIPEEAPEDPLLTLIGSASADELLQAVKAVDQDFDLDGLLTEEHSTAPPDLEENRETRVVFQPTKASVSLPEGLPPMLLLCIQELCQVTKEIEGEKKLEALAPEINNVLLHVEVKSKEFPDKVRSRIFSYLASQLSCKKTTLLKRAKKLHLLHLDDQLRDLLLRLEGAVARTMPEQIDRFNGNCQAHSEARAAKLEAEKEQRAIDGSDEEDDDKSGKRIFGPRKRFRWTEEIRELLGEVVRLKMSSYELEAITGPSLEEYLRTFLEAEVKPLWPKGWMQSRILLIESRRVHGHITGVVARKKSMIPKSKKVGFSSEKTGVVQAVSAMKGPLGGATAQRKRLSLPLIVQQAPQHAICKPPCAQTVYFSPPLPKLRGEGGRSSLGGHQVSIEGEKLDVEEELEGTGKNAANPQAVSIAESLLASPGERLATDSGVGSASKTASNCGGASAPSQLPMGEKTSQKLTLVSPPAAAEGDTTAVQGVARLLTTTSFCKAPVSVTVAAVEGSCGDAALPTPSLSLQAPSYPNAPQSGALTNVVPLHALPFPGLAYAGKPCHNHTCKDMLSGPANGTFQYGLTHGGNEIHAEGPNAQRKLH
- the ubn1 gene encoding ubinuclein-1 isoform X5 — translated: MCAMAAPRRIQLTTLSNEATLLHTICTSHVHEEFPKQDVVAAELPRTETSASDRIELVLFESDERRCPEFYYPELIKVKVTAETRLNALDEAVTDKERDELEYLARKFEEKYGEPPTRRKDRWQDLVDMGYGYDETDSFIDNSEAYDELVPASLSTKYGGFYINSGILHFRQAFEEGEENEMDDFENNIKFKKRKLKEGEGRTNKKRKEDLQPENENSKKSTLPGMSPEEKKKKKKSTKPQSIDGMLRKFHKEKLQQLQMFNVKGSDGLPTPADWAFAIPEEAPEDPLLTLIGSASADELLQAVKAVDQDFDLDGLLTEEHSTAPPDLEENRETRVVFQPTKASVSLPEGLPPMLLLCIQELCQVTKEIEGEKKLEALAPEINNVLLHVEVKSKEFPDKVRSRIFSYLASQLSCKKTTLLKRAKKLHLLHLDDQLRDLLLRLEGAVARTMPEQIDRFNGNCQAHSEARAAKLEAEKEQRAIDGSDEEDDDKSGKRIFGPRKRFRWTEEIRELLGEVVRLKMSSYELEAITGPSLEEYLRTFLEAEVKPLWPKGWMQSRILLIESRRVHGHITGVVARKKSMIPKSKKLRGEGGRSSLGGHQVSIEGEKLDVEEELEGTGKNAANPQAVSIAESLLASPGERLATDSGVGSASKTASNCGGASAPSQLPMGEKTSQKLTLVSPPAAAEGDTTAVQGVARLLTTTSFCKAPVSVTVAAVEGSCGDAALPTPSLSLQAPSYPNAPQSGALTNVVPLHALPFPGLAYAGKPCHNHTCKDMLSGPANGTFQYGLTHGIYSALCSSVLYPLSGPVSSSSALHALSPRTHPLGGNEIHAEGPNAQRKLH